The Streptomyces sp. NBC_01463 DNA window TCATCCCCGCCACGTTCGTGGTCAGCTCGGAGATGGTGGGCGCGATGGACGAACTGGCGAGATAGAAACCGAGCAGCGCGCAGACGACCGCGTGTCCCCCCTTCAGTCCGGACTTCCGGATCAGCAGGAAGACGATGATCGCCAGCAGCACCACCGCCGAAATCGAGAGCGCCACGACGGTTCACCTCCATCTGTACGGTCGGGACGGGCAGCACGCATGGAGCCAGCAGGTTCTTACCCACCGAGCGCTACGGATCATAACTATCCGTGGCAACGCATTGATCGGGGCACAGCAGCACGAGGGGCGCACGGGCCGGGCCCGGCCGATAGGTTCGCCCCATGACTTCGCCAGAGATCACGTTCCCGCTGCAGTTGGCCCGGACCATGCGATTCACCCTCGGTGCACCGCGCGCGTTCACGGTTTCACCCGACGGTGAGCGGGTGGTCTTCCTGCGTTCGGGGTCGGGCACCGACCGTTCGAACCGGCTCTGGGTGCTGGACCTGAGCGACGGTGCGGCCCCGCAGGAGCGGGTCGTGGCCGATCCGGCGGCGCTGCTGGGCGGTTCGGCGGAGCGGCTCTCGGTCCAGGAGCGGGCCCGCCGCGAGCGGAGCCGCGAGGGGTCGTCGGGGATCATCGGCTACGCGGTGGACTCGGCCGCCGAGCTGGCCGCGTTCGCCCTCTCGGGGAAGGTGTACGTCGCGGACCTGCGGGCCGGGACGGCGCGCGCCCTGCCCGTGCCGGGCCCGGTGATCGACCCGCGCCCCTCCCCCGACGGACGACACGTCGCATACGTGTCCAAGGGCGCGCTGCGCGTCGTGGGCTCCGGCGGCGACGAGGACAGGGCGCTCGCGGAGCCGGAGGACCCGCATGTCTCCTACGGTCTCGCGGAGTTCATCGCGGCCGAGGAGATGACGCGCCCGCGCGGCTTCTGGTGGTCGCCGGAGTCGGACCGGCTGCTGGTGGCCCGGGTCGACGACAGCCCGGTGCGGCGGTGGTGGATCGCCGACCCCGCGCACCCGGACCGCAAGCCCGCCGAGGTCGCGTACCCGGCGGCCGGTACGCCCAACGCCGAGGTGCGGCTGTTCGTCGTGGGGCTGTCCGGGGAGCGTACCGAAGTGGAGTGGGACCGGGCCCGGTTCCCCTATCTGGCCCGGGTGCACTGGTCGTCGGACGGGGCGCCGCTGCTGCTCGTGCAGGCCCGTGACCAGCAGAGTCAGCTGCACCTCGCGGTGGACCCGGAGACCGGGGCGACCCGGACGGTGCACGCGGACGAGGACCCGGTGTGGCTGGAGCTGTTCCCCGGAGTGCCCGCGTGGGCGCCGGACGGCCGGCTGGTGCGGATCGCGGACGAGGGCGGGGCGCGGGTCCTGGCGGTCGGCGACCGGCCGCTGACCGGGGCGCAGTTGCAGATCCGGACGGTGCTGGACATCGGGGAGTCCGACATCCTGGTGACGGCGACGGCCGGCGAGCGGGCGGCCGGGCCGGAGATCGGCGAGACCCATGTGTACCGGGTCAACGAGCTGGGCACCGAGCGGGTCTCGGAGGGCGCGGGCGTGCACACCGCGGTCCGGTCCGGCGGGGTGACGGTGCTGGTCTCCACCGCGCTCGACCTGCCCGGATCGACGGCGCGGGTGTTCCGCGACGGCAAGCAGATCGCCACCGTCGCCGACCACGCGGAGCGGCCGGTCCTGTCCGCACGGCCGCGGCTGACCGAAGGGGGCGCACGGCGGATTCCGTGCGCCGTGATGCTCCCCACCGGCTACCAGGAATCGGACGGTCCGCTTCCGGTCCTGATGGATCCGTACGGCGGGCCGCACGGCCGCCGGGTCCTCGCCGCCCACAACCCGTATCTCACCTCGCAGTGGTTCGCGGACCAGGGGTTCGCCGTGATCGTCGCGGACGGCCGCGGCACCCCCGGCCGCTCGCCCGGCTGGGAGAAGGCCGTCAAGCACGACCTCACGCTCACCCTCGACGACCAGGTCGACGCCCTGCACGCGCTGGCGGAGCGGTTCCCGCTGGATCTGGACCGGGTGGGCATCCGGGGCTGGTCGTTCGGCGGCTTCCTGGCCGGCATGGCGGTGCTGCGGCGGCCCGACGTCTTCCACGCGGCGGTCGTGGGCGCCCCCGTGACCGATCAGCGGCTCTACGACACCCACTACACCGAGCGCTACCTCGGCGACCCGACGGCGCAGCCCGAGGTGTACGCGTACAACTCGCTGCTCACCGACGAGGGACTGTCGCACGCCGCCGAGCAGGTGCGGCCGATGATGATCGTCCACGGGCTGGCGGACGACAACGTGGTGGTCGCGCACACCCTGCGGCTGTCCTCGGCGCTGCTGGCGGCGGGCCGTCCCCACGAGGTGCTGCCGCTCAGCGGGGTGACCCACATGACCCCGCAGGAGAAGGTCGCGGAGAATCTGCTGCTGCTCCAGGTGGACTTCCTGAAGCGGTCGCTGGGGTTCTGAGGTCCGGCTACCAGCCGGGCGGCGGCTGCGAGGGCGGCGGGGGCGGACCGAAACCGCCGCCGCCCTGCGGGTATCCGTACCCCGGGGTGGGCGGCTGCTGCCCCTGGTACGGGTTGTCGCCCGGCCCGGCGTACGGCGGTGCGCCGTAGCCGACGGGCCCGTACCCGGTGGGCCCGTAGCCCGGCCCCGGTCCGTACGGGCCGGGGACGTCGGCGAGCCCCCTGGGCGCCAGCGCCATCAGCACGACCAGCGCGGCGATCACCTCGAAGACCCAGCTCACCACGGTCAGCTGGGTCTCCGTGCGCATCGAGCCGAAGTGTTCGAAGAGGTCGTAGTGCACGGCCCGGACGACACCGAGCACCCCGCCGGACAGCAGCAGGCCCGCGGCCACCAGGCCGAACGGCCGTGCGTGCACGGCGTGGAAGAGCGCGCTCGCCGCGGCGAACAGCGCGAGGAGCGCCACCACGGCGGTCCCCCAGCCGGGCGGCGGATCGGTCAGCCCCTGGGTGACACGGTCCCCGCCCACGTACCAGTCGGGGAAGATCTCCGGAATCTTCACCAGCTGCCGGATCTCCCACGCGATCAGCACCGCTCCGGCCGCGCCCAGCATCAGGAACGCGGTGACGGAGGCGCCCTGCCCGGGCCGGGAGGGCAGCTGCTCGTAGGAGTCGGCCGGCGGACGGCGGCCCGCCCCGGCGGTGATGACCAGCGCGACCCCGGCGGCCAGAGCCACGAACGCGCCGATCAGCGCCTTGGAACGCAGGTCGTCCGAGAACGACACCTCCATCCGGCGGCTGCCGATGTTCCAGACCCCGGGCAGCCGCACGGCGAGCGTGGTGACCCCGGTGGCGACGAGCACGGTGGCGGCGACCGAGGAGCGCAGCGCGGCGACGGCCGCGACCACGTACACCACGAGGAGGACGACATCGAGGGGCGATGTGGCGGGAGCCGCCTTCGGCCGGGCTTCGTACCAGCCGGCCCAGTAGCGCAGCAGCTGCTCGGCGTCCACCGCCCTGACGTCCCGTACGAGCCAGCTCGCGACGATCACGGCGAGCACCGCGCAGAGAGCGGCGCCGGTCACTCTTGCCCCACGGGTGAGTATCACCCCAGCGATACTCCACCGCACCCGGCCTCCCGACAAGAGGGCCGTCGGCACGGTCCCGACGGGCGACCGGCCGGGGAGACGTGAGTCCCTCCGGCCGGTCCACGGCACCCGCACGGCCGTACGCTGTCCATGCTGACGGGTCCGTATATCGGACGTGAGACGCCCGAGTTGCCCGCGCGTTAACGGACGGCCGGGTCAGCTGACCCGGCTGCTGCCGGACGGCGGAGGCGGCCCCTCGTCGTCGCCCTCGGACGGTGACGATGCCGGAGGCGGCCCCTCGTCCTTGCCCTCAGCCTTGCTCTCCGTCTCCGTCTCTGCCTCTGCCTCTGCCTCTGCCTCTGCCTCTGCCTCTGCCTCTGCCTCCGAGGACGACGCCGACGGCTGCGCCTCCGACTGCGGGGGCTTCCGGGCCTCGCGGTCCACCTTCTCCACGTCCGGCCCCGGCCCCGGCCCCGCGGCTCCCGGGCCGCCCTCGCCCTGGACCGGCTCCAGCGTCCCCTCCGGCGGCACCACCCGCTTCTCCTCCGCGAAGTGACAGGCCGAATCGTGCTTGGCCGGGGTGTCCGTCAGCCGGAAGACCGCCGGGACCGCCAGCAGCGGCACCTCCAGCTCGCACCGCTCCTGCGCCTTCCAGCAGCGGGTGCGGAAGCGGCAGCCGGACGGCGGGTTGGCGGGCGAGGGCACGTCGCCGTGCAGGATGATCCGCTCGCGGTACTCGCGCGCCATCGGGTCCGGCACCGGCACGGCGGAGAGCAGCGCCTGGGTGTACGGATGCGTGGGGTGGTCGTAGATCTCCTCGTCCGAACCGATCTCGACGAACCGGCCGAGGTACATCACACCGACCCGGTCGGAGATGTGGCGGACGATGGAGAGGTCGTGCGCGATGAACACGTAGCTGAGGTTGAACTCCGCCTGCAGCCGGTCCAGCAGGTTGACGACCTGCGCCTGGACGGAGACGTCGAGGGCGGAGACGGGTTCGTCGGCCACGATGATCTCGGGGTTGAGCGCGAGGCCGCGGGCGATGCCGATGCGCTGGCGCTGGCCGCCGGAGAACTGGTGCGGATAGCGGTTGATGTACTCCGGGTTGAGACCGACGACGTCCAGCAGGTCCTGGACCTTGCGGCGCCGGTCGCCCTTCGGGGCCACCTCGGGGTGGATCTCGTACGGCTCCCCGATGATGTCGCCGACCGTCATCCGCGGGTTCAGCGAGGTGTACGGGTCCTGGAACACCATCTGGATGTTGCGGCGCACGGCCTTCAGCGCGCGGCCGGACAGCTTGGTGATGTCCTCGCCCTTGTACCGGATCGCACCGGCCGTGGGCTGTTCCAGGTGCACGAGCAGCCGGGCCACGGTCGACTTCCCGCAGCCGGACTCCCCCACGATGCCGAGCGTCTCGCCGGCCGCCAGGTCGAACGAGACCCCGTCGACCGCCTTCACGGCACCGATCTGCTTCTTGATCACGATGCCCTGGGTCAGCGGGTAGTGCTTGACGAGGTCGCGCACCTCAAGGATCGGCTCGCCGCCCGCGTACGCGCTGCCCTCCCGCGACTTGGTCAGCAGTTCGCGCGCCACCTCGCCCTCCTCGCGCGCTTCCTTGCGCCCCGTGTGGTCAGCGTGCATCGAGCGTCTCCTTCCAGAAGTAGCAGGCGCTCTGACGGTGTTCGGCCACGTCGAACAGCGGCGGTACGTCCCCGCGGCAGACGTCCTGGGCCATCGGGCAGCGCGGGTTGAAGGCGCAGCCGGGCGGGATGTGCAGCAGGTTGGGCGGCAGGCCCTTGATCGCGTACAGCTCCTGGCCCTTCTGGTCCAGGCGCGGGATCGAGCGGAGCAGGCCCTTGGTGTACGGGTGCGCGGGCGCCTGGTAGATGTCGTGGACGGGTGAGGTCTCGACGATCCGGCCGGCGTACATCACGGCGATCTTGTCGGCGACGTCGGCGACGACGCCGAGGTCGTGGGTGATCAGGATCAGGCCCATGTTGAGCTCGCGCTGGAGCTCGGCGAGCAGGTCCATGACCTGGGCCTGGACGGTGACGTCGAGGGCGGTGGTGGGTTCGTCCGCGATGATCAGCGAGGGCTCCAGGGCCAGCGCCATGGCGATCATGATGCGCTGACGCATGCCGCCGGAGAACTGGTGCGGGTAGTTGCCGACGCGCTCCTTGGCGGCCGGGATACGGACCCGGTCCATCAGCTCGACGGCCTTGGCCTTCGCGTCCTTGCGGGACATCCCGCGGTGCACGACGAACATCTCGCCGAGCTGCTCCCCCACGGTGAGCACGGGGTTGAGGGAGGAGAGGGCGTCCTGGAAGATCATGGCCATCTCCTGGCCGCGGATCTTCCGGCGTTCCTCCTTCTTGACCTTCAGCAGGTCCTGGCCCTTGAACAGGATCTCGCCGCCGCTGATCTTTCCCGGCGGCATGTCGAGGATGCCCATGATCGCCTGTGCGGTGACCGACTTGCCGGAGCCGGACTCGCCGAGCACGGCGAGCGTCTCGCCCTCGGCCACCGAGTAGTTGACCCCGTTGACGGCCTTGGCGACCCCGTCCCGGGTGTGGAACTCCACGTGCAGATCGCGCACTTCGAGCAACATGGCAGCGGACTCCTCAGCGCAGCTTGGGGTCGAGGGCGTCGCGCACCGCGTCGCCGAGCATGATGAACGCGAGCACGGTGACCGCCAGCGCGCCGGCGGGCCAGAGGAGCATGTGCGGGGCGTTGCGGATGTACTGGGACGCGGCCGAGATGTCGATGCCCCAGGAGACGGCCGGCGGTTTCAGGCCGACGCCGAGGAACGACAGGGTCGCCTCCAGGGAGATGTACGTACCCAGGGCGATGGTCGCGACGACGATGACCGGGGCGATCGCGTTGGGCGCGATGTGGCGCAGCATCATCCGTCCGTTGGAGGCGCCGAGCGCCCGGGCCGCCTGGACGTAGTCGTTGTGCTTGGCGGTGAT harbors:
- a CDS encoding prolyl oligopeptidase family serine peptidase is translated as MTSPEITFPLQLARTMRFTLGAPRAFTVSPDGERVVFLRSGSGTDRSNRLWVLDLSDGAAPQERVVADPAALLGGSAERLSVQERARRERSREGSSGIIGYAVDSAAELAAFALSGKVYVADLRAGTARALPVPGPVIDPRPSPDGRHVAYVSKGALRVVGSGGDEDRALAEPEDPHVSYGLAEFIAAEEMTRPRGFWWSPESDRLLVARVDDSPVRRWWIADPAHPDRKPAEVAYPAAGTPNAEVRLFVVGLSGERTEVEWDRARFPYLARVHWSSDGAPLLLVQARDQQSQLHLAVDPETGATRTVHADEDPVWLELFPGVPAWAPDGRLVRIADEGGARVLAVGDRPLTGAQLQIRTVLDIGESDILVTATAGERAAGPEIGETHVYRVNELGTERVSEGAGVHTAVRSGGVTVLVSTALDLPGSTARVFRDGKQIATVADHAERPVLSARPRLTEGGARRIPCAVMLPTGYQESDGPLPVLMDPYGGPHGRRVLAAHNPYLTSQWFADQGFAVIVADGRGTPGRSPGWEKAVKHDLTLTLDDQVDALHALAERFPLDLDRVGIRGWSFGGFLAGMAVLRRPDVFHAAVVGAPVTDQRLYDTHYTERYLGDPTAQPEVYAYNSLLTDEGLSHAAEQVRPMMIVHGLADDNVVVAHTLRLSSALLAAGRPHEVLPLSGVTHMTPQEKVAENLLLLQVDFLKRSLGF
- a CDS encoding dipeptide ABC transporter ATP-binding protein; protein product: MHADHTGRKEAREEGEVARELLTKSREGSAYAGGEPILEVRDLVKHYPLTQGIVIKKQIGAVKAVDGVSFDLAAGETLGIVGESGCGKSTVARLLVHLEQPTAGAIRYKGEDITKLSGRALKAVRRNIQMVFQDPYTSLNPRMTVGDIIGEPYEIHPEVAPKGDRRRKVQDLLDVVGLNPEYINRYPHQFSGGQRQRIGIARGLALNPEIIVADEPVSALDVSVQAQVVNLLDRLQAEFNLSYVFIAHDLSIVRHISDRVGVMYLGRFVEIGSDEEIYDHPTHPYTQALLSAVPVPDPMAREYRERIILHGDVPSPANPPSGCRFRTRCWKAQERCELEVPLLAVPAVFRLTDTPAKHDSACHFAEEKRVVPPEGTLEPVQGEGGPGAAGPGPGPDVEKVDREARKPPQSEAQPSASSSEAEAEAEAEAEAEAEAETETESKAEGKDEGPPPASSPSEGDDEGPPPPSGSSRVS
- a CDS encoding ABC transporter ATP-binding protein: MLLEVRDLHVEFHTRDGVAKAVNGVNYSVAEGETLAVLGESGSGKSVTAQAIMGILDMPPGKISGGEILFKGQDLLKVKKEERRKIRGQEMAMIFQDALSSLNPVLTVGEQLGEMFVVHRGMSRKDAKAKAVELMDRVRIPAAKERVGNYPHQFSGGMRQRIMIAMALALEPSLIIADEPTTALDVTVQAQVMDLLAELQRELNMGLILITHDLGVVADVADKIAVMYAGRIVETSPVHDIYQAPAHPYTKGLLRSIPRLDQKGQELYAIKGLPPNLLHIPPGCAFNPRCPMAQDVCRGDVPPLFDVAEHRQSACYFWKETLDAR